The sequence tgtattgtaattcattcgtttctgattttttaaatgtggtcagtgttaggtccacttgaggcctgaccaactgccaaggaggagaagaaagaagacgggagggagctatgttctCCAGCTTAATACCGGccaaagaaagaaatggtttaattctatgtcctagaggcgggacaagggaagattttttgttgtatgaatcctcataaagggggttgaaaacacagttataggcagggttagattcattggagtataatttagtagtgtattgtaaggctaattttatacggcgctgctcaagagatggctcatcagcctcaatgtAAAGGctttcaacaggtgaagttctaaaagaaccaagacaaagtcttaaaccttggtgatggacagaatcaagacgtttaaggtggcttttacaggctccactatatacaatggagccataatcaagctttgaacggaccagtgatctgtagaggtgaaggagggtagcttggtcccctccccattttgagttggaaacaacttttattaaatccagcgccttcaagcatttattttttaaatatttaatatgcggaagaaaagttaaatgggaatcgaacattatacccaagaacttagcctccttgaccactttgatgggagtgccatttagaaacagttctgggtccttatgtggcttatattttctacagaagtgtagacaattagtttttgactgagaaaatttaaaaccattttcgagacaccatttgtttattttgtttaaacataactgtagctgtcgttcaatagtgtgcatattcttaccacgacaagaaatattaaaatcatccacgaaaagtgatccatctattgaatcatttaaaaccttggataaactgttgatcttaatactaaaaagtgtgacagacaaaatactgccttgtgggacaccctgatcctgattataattgTCCGAcaaggttgaacccactcggacttgaaattgtctatcgtttaaaaagtttgatataaattgaggcaaacggccccgtaatccaaaatcatgtaagtctcttaaaatgccatatttccacgtagtatcgtatgctttttccagatcgaaaaagatcgacactgcatgttgtttattaatgatggcatttttaacaaaagattctaaacgtactaaatgatcaatggtacttctgtttttacggaaaccacattgtatatcagttataagattattggtttccaagtaccaaactaatcggttattgatcatgcgttccatggttttgcaaacacagctagtgagtgaaattggtcgataatttgaaggatcggtatgatcacgtccgggTTTAGGAATTGGAATAATTATAGcctcacgccatgaagaaggaaattcaccagatgtccaaatagtATCGAAGATGtttaaaagtgtctctaaacaggattctggcaagtgtttgaggagttgataatgtatgttatcagctcctgtagcagtatcgtgagcttggtcaagagcttcATGAAGCTCGTGAATAGAAAATAgctcattatagtcttccccattatccgtgttgaaatgaataggtttcctttcttcttgttgttgatatttttgaaatttaggtacatagttagaggaggaagagtgcttagccaaagtttcacctaatttattagcaatatctaaaGGGGCTGTTAATACTTCATTTTCCTTCGTAAGGTGGTGGATGCCAGGTTGAgagcctttacctttgattttttggaccatattccataccttggacatgggcgtacgtgaattgatttttgatacataatttttccaagattgacgtttactttgcttaaaagtacgccgagcttttgcatttaaaatcttaaatttattgagattatggaccataggatggcgacggaaatagtgctcagcttttttccgtgccttccttgcttgtttgcagtgatcatcaaaccatggttttcgtatgtgaggaacagcagaggacttagggatacatttatcagcaattatattcatttcatcCGAGAAACATTTTACGGGATCAGGAGTGTCCAAGAACAGCTCTGGTTTCAATTTGTTAGCACAAAGAGTGGCATACAATTGCCAgtcagcttttttaaaattccaccgtgaCGATGGACGGACATCAGATGGGGACACAGGTTTCAAAATagtcggaaaatggtcacttccacatagatcatcatggactgaccatgtgAATTCACTCAATAATGTTGAATCTGTAAGAGACAGatctaaacatgaatatgtacCTGTAGCAGGGTGCAGGTAGGTTTCAGAGTCATCATTAAagatgcacaggtcattatcaGATATGAAATCTTCAATCACTTTTCCTTTTTGATTCATGGTTGAACTTCCCCATAAaggattgtgcccatttagatcacccataatgataAAGGGCTTAGGGAGCTGATCGCATAATTGTTGAAATTCAAGCTTTTGAAGATTTAGAGAAGGAGGAAGGTACAAGGAACAAAGTGTAAAGGTAATCTGCAAGGTGATACGAACGGCTACTGCTTGCAGGTTTGTGTTAAGGGGAACAGGACTATGGATGACGCCCTGTCGTACCAAAACAGAAgctccaccagtagctttatcACCCGGGCGAGAATAAGAATGAAAGGAATCATAGCGtctgaagtcaaatttatcGGTATGTTTAAGGtaggtttcttgtaaacaaattgctgacggaTTTATATCCTGAGTTAAGAGCTGCAGTTCATGAGAGTTATgtttaagtcctctgcagttccactgaagaAGATTCGAATGGCTCATGGGGGATCTATAGGTGATCGTTCACGTGAACGCGAGGAGTAGTTAGTACTACCAGGACGTTCACAGGATGGGGTGATATCCATCTCGAGAGGGTCAAAAAAGTTATGTAAGTCCACCGGTGTTTCAGTGGGAGTGGCAatcttagttttgattttcctaTGATGTTTCTTCTTGTGAGGATTGGGCACATcatttgttggttttgttgtacCTGATGGCTCAGGAGTTGGGGCACACTGAGATGCTGAAGGGCTGTCATGTTGTTGACTATCTGTAGATGTTGTTTGACTTTCTGACGATTTAGAAACAGACTGAGGGTGTTCCGAGTCTGTCcatgtcaagtcagtttgacattctACGGATCTAGTAGAAGATGTGCGGGAGACAACTGCAGCATAAGTTTGTGGTGATGGAGGCGAACGGCTTGCAACAACTTTTTTAGCTTCCTGAAAGGAaatgttgttttgatattttaccGTCGAAATATCTTTTTCATGGATCCACGAAGGACAAGATTTAGAAGAAGCGTCATGTGCACCCTTGCAATTTACACAGTTCAGTGCAGCGGTACAACCAGTGTTTTCATGATGACCTCCACATCGAGAGCACGCAGAAGGACGATTGCAGAATTTAgaaccatgtccaaatttctgacaattgtaacaccggagtggattgggtacatacacatccactccgatgttgaaaTAGCCAGCTTTAATGGATTTAGGTATATCAGCCAGTGAAAATGTGAACAAATAGGTATTTGTTGGAATAGAAGCATCACCATCTCTTCtcatgaaacgtttcactgaagTGACATGCTGTCCAGAAAGTTCTCTCAAGATTTCTTCCTCTGTCATTTCCGCTAGACAACGGGCTCTGTCGCGGATGATCCCTCGACTAGAATTTAGACTTCTGTGCTCAGAGACTGCAACTGCAGTGTTTGCAAATGTAGAACATTTCAAAAGGTTGATAGCTTGCTGTCTCCGCGCACACTCAATTAAAAGGGATCCGCCTCGGAGACGTGAAACATTCATCACCTCACCACAAATACCTTCGATTGCTTTGGAAATAGCAAACGGGTTGATTTTTAAAGGAAGACCATTCTTAGATTCAACAACAATAAATCGTGCCCAAGAGTTAGAATTTGTTGCAAgagaaacatcatcatcagacgACAATATCTCGGCGTCCAAAcgtctctttttttcatttcgagTAGA comes from Haliotis asinina isolate JCU_RB_2024 chromosome 13, JCU_Hal_asi_v2, whole genome shotgun sequence and encodes:
- the LOC137259674 gene encoding uncharacterized protein, with amino-acid sequence MARNHSGSTRNEKKRRLDAEILSSDDDVSLATNSNSWARFIVVESKNGLPLKINPFAISKAIEGICGEVMNVSRLRGGSLLIECARRQQAINLLKCSTFANTAVAVSEHRSLNSSRGIIRDRARCLAEMTEEEILRELSGQHVTSVKRFMRRDGDASIPTNTYLFTFSLADIPKSIKAGYFNIGVDVYVPNPLRCYNCQKFGHGSKFCNRPSACSRCGGHHENTGCTAALNCVNCKGAHDASSKSCPSWIHEKDISTVKYQNNISFQEAKKVVASRSPPSPQTYAAVVSRTSSTRSVECQTDLTWTDSEHPQSVSKSSESQTTSTDSQQHDSPSASQCAPTPEPSGTTKPTNDVPNPHKKKHHRKIKTKIATPTETPVDLHNFFDPLEMDITPSCERPGSTNYSSRSRERSPIDPP